GTTCAGTTTCGGAGACGCGGTCGCGGGCCGCCGCAATCTCGCGACGCTTCATGGCCACAATTCTGTCGAGGACGGTATCGGTCATACCGATCATTCTAGCCCCCCGCTAGCGTGCCAGCGAGGCGGAATTGCCTGACGCACGTCGGCGATTTGGCGGACATCGACTACACTGGAAGCATATGGCGACTATCAGTTCAACTTTTCGTTGGCCGCTTGCGTTCGGCGTCTTGCTCGCGACGCTCGTCGCGTCGTCGCCGCTCCCCTCGGCCCAAGCATTGGAGCGCCTCACGGTCGCCCTGCCCGATCAGCCTCCCAAGCAACTCGTGGGCGAGGCGATTGTCGAAGCTCGCGACGGCGGCATGTTGCTGAAAACCGCCGACGGCGCCATCCACCGCTTACCGGCCGCGACGATCCGCAATCGCAAGACCGACTCCGAGAAGTTGGTCCCCCTAACGCGTGAAGAGCTCACTAAGCAACTCCTCGCCGAGTTGCCGCCAGGATTTCGCATTCACGATTCTAAGAACTACATCGTCTGCTACAACACGACGCGCACGTACGCCGAGTGGACCAGTTCGCTGCTCGAACGCTTGCAGAAGGCGTTCATCGCCTACTGGAAAAAGCAAAAGTCGCCGGTGGAGACGCCGGAGCAGCCGCTCGTCGTGCTCGTCTTTGCCGATCAAGCGTCGTACGCCGACTATGCGAAGAAAGATCTCGGGTCGTCGGTGAGCAACATCATCGGTTATTACAATCTCGAGACGAACCGCATCATGATGTACGATCTCACCGGCATGCAGGCGTTTCGCCAGAATTCCGGCGATCGCGGGTCGCTGCACGACATCTCGCAACTTCTCTCGCAACCGCAGGCAGAGCCGCTGGTCGCCACGATCGTGCACGAAGCGACGCACCAAATCGCGTTCAATTGCGGACTGCAAACCCGCATGGTGGCCAACCCCTACTGGCTGACGGAGGGCATGGCGACGTTTTTCGAAACGCCGAATCTCAGCAGCAGCCGCAGCTGGAGCGGCATCGGCAACGTCAATTACAGCCGCTTCGACCTCTTCCGCGACAACTACAGCGCAGGCAAGATCGTGCCGCTCGAACGGATGTTGAGCGACGACAAGCTTTTCACCACGCCGGAGACGGCGGTCGACTCGTACGCACAGGCTTGGGCCTGGAACTATTTCCTGATCCAAACGCGTCCGAAGGAGTACGCCGGCTATCTCAAAATGATCGCCGAAAAGCCGCTGCTGCTCGAAGACAAGAAGGGGCAGCGTGTGCGGGAGTTCCGCCAACATTTCGGCGACGACCTCGCGGAACTGGAAGACGCCTTCTACCGCAAGATGGACCGCGTCAAATAACCGGGGCAGAGCCGCCTCGCGTCGTTTCGAGGCTCGATTGCCCGGCAAAATGCCCCCTGGCGGCCGGGCGACGAAACGCTAAAATTCTGAATCTGCCCGCCAAGTGCCGGCAACGCTCCCTTAGCTCAATTGGCAGAGCAACTGACTCTTAATCAGTAGGTTCATGGTTCGAGTCCATGAGGGAGCACTTCTCTTTTCTTGATTAAACCCTTACTTCTCAAGGGTTTATGCGGTCGCGAGCTTGTGACACGCAATGACACGAATTGCCCCGTTTTGCCACCGCACTTTCGCGCATTTGTCGCGCATAGAAAAGCCCGGCGGCTCAGATGAGCGACCGGGCTTCATGGTTCCAAGCTAACGCTACATGGCCTTGGGCAGCACCGCAGCGACTTCTTCAAGCTCCAAGAGCGTGTAGGTCTGCATGGTCAGCTTGATGTCCGAATGACGGGCAAGAATCTGGGCATGCTTGGGATGGACCTTCGCCCGCGCAAGGCCGGTGATGAACGTGGCCCTAATTGCGTGGAAGTCGAGAACGCCCCGGTCTGTACGATAGGTAACTTTCGCAGCCTTCAAGTCGGCTCGCAGCATTTCGGCTGCATGTTTGTTCCACTCGCCACCCCAGACCGGTTCATCATCTGCCTTGCACCGAAGCCACTCTGCTAACTCGGCAGCAAATTCAGGGTGGACGGGTTGATTCGCCACGGCACCATTCTTCGTGTCTGCGCCGTCAACCACAATGATCGGCGTGGCGTCGCGGAGCTTGAAGGCGGCTGGGGTGAGCGAGCGAAGTTCACTGGCGCGGAAGCCCGTATTAACGGCGGTCCGATAAAGCCAATACCGTTGTTCGCCGGTCAAGCCTTCAACAAAGGCACCTGCCTTAGCGGACTTGAGAATGCGGGCAAACTCGGCTTCGGTCGCGGCCCGGCGTTGGACGATCTTGACCGGTTGCTTATCCTTCGCAAGCTCAAGCGGTGGGAGCTTGCAGTATTTAACAAACTGCCGAATTGACGTTATGTAGGCATTGCGAGTGCGGGCGCTGATCGGGCCAAGCCGCTCGGCGGTCTTGTACTTAACCTTGCCCTTACGTCGTGAGTCGCGTTGCTTGTTGGCAAGGTAGGTTTTGATCCTGGTCGCGGCGTTTGCCAAGTCGCGCAGCGACTTGATACCGCAGGCGTCGAACGTGGTCCGAATCTGATTGACGGTCAAGTCAGCGTGAGAACGGACGCAACCGCTGGCACGCAAGTCAGCCTCAAACTCTTTTAGAGGTAGGTCGCCCTGGCGTTCATCCTCGCTAACAACGCCCCCGCGTTTCAGAGCAGCCTTTGTTTCCGCCTGCTTAGCGATCTTGTGAGTGGCGTTATAGTCAGCGGTTCCCTTGAGAGTTCGCCACTTAGGCTTGCCATTGAAGTGGTCAAGAAATCGATAGTACCACTTCTCTGACTCTTTCCCGTTACGTCCGATTCGTTTGAAGACGCTCGCCATCGTAGTTGCCCTGGTAGTTTTCGATGTCTAGAAGTCGCCAGCGAACCGAGCGGCCGATCCTGATGGGCGGCGGCAGTTCACCGCTGTACCAAGCCCGACGCACGGTCCTAGTAGAGAGGCTAAGTAGTTCAGCGACTTGCTTGATGGAGATGAGAACCGGCGTCATTACTACTATGCGGGCGCCAATTTCGGCGCCAAGCGAGGGGAGGGGAGAATCTTGGAAGAAACAGGACGTTTAGGCGCCCTATCTGATAACTTCGTCATCCGCGAGCGCACCGCAGTCGCGTGCAAAGGCTTCCAAGTCGTCAAACTCGCCTAGTAGAGAGTTCGAGTAGGCATGCAGATGGTAGTAGTACGGCGTCCAATCGCTTCGATGGCGATTGATACCTACTCGTTCGAATTGTGGTGCCAGCCGGCGATTGACTCGCTTGAGTACGGCGTTCTCGGTGACGTGTTTCACGGGATTCTCGCTCAGGTAGATGTATAGACCGGACGTCACAGCTGTTGCGACGTCGCTCTACCTGCGTCACACGCGAGCGTGTCACTATGCGGCATCTATTTGCCGCGTTAGTCAGAAATTGCGACCGCCGCGACCGCCGAAAGGGCTGCCAAAACGGTGCCAATCCCGGGCCGTTGCAATCCTCAAATTTGACCCCACCCCTGCGACCGGCACGTTGTCGCCGCGGGCGCAACGAGGCTCGCAGACACGCTGGCTTTCGCGCATGCGTGCGCGCAGTGTTAAATTCGCCTTTACATCCCACTAGAAACAACTGACTAGCAATCAGTTGTCGCGGTCCAATGCCCGGTAGACCACTCAGCACGAAGCTCTACATCTTGTGCGATCCCCGCCCCGAGCGCACCGAGCGCTTCGTCGGCTACGGGAGCGCTGCCGAGCCCTGGAAGGCCCCACGATGCGACGGGAACAGCAGCCTCGCCGTCTGGCTGGCCGAACTGCGGGCGCTCAATCTGGCCCCTCTGGTGCGATTTGACGGGCTGCCTGTGACGCCTGTGCCGATTGCAGTGGCTGAATGGGTTGCCCGGGTTGTAGCGGCTGAATTGGTCGCAGCGGATTTGACGGTTTTGAGGGCTAGCGCCCAGCGGGCCAGCTAATCAACATCAACCGCGAGGCAGAGCCGTCGGGGTAACGACCGCGCGTCGCGGCAAATCGGACTAATCGGGACAAAATAAAAGAATCTCTGAAAAATCACCCCTTCGTTGCCGCATTATTGTGTTGTCGAGTGTTATCAACCAGAACAGGAACAGACCATGAGCATCAGCTACAACGCCAGCGCCCCTTCGGGCAAGCAGTTCACCATCGCCGTCGGCGGCACGCAGTACGTCAGCATTCCGGCCAGCGCGGCCGAAGTCATCCTTCGACGCGCGGGGCTGTCGCTCCGCGAGGCCCGCGAACAGCTCGCGATGGCGAAGTTCAATTCACACACTGCCGCTGTGAGTTAAGGGAAAACTACAGCCAGTTGAGGGTTACTACAGGAAATTTCTCGCCGTAAGTGATGATCTATGAATGGTTTACGTCGACTCCTGTAGTTCCTGTAGTTTTTGGTCACATCGCTACTTAGGGTTATTCACAGGTAATGCTTCTATTAAGTAGCTATATGGCGAAAAACTACAGGAACTACAGCCATCATCATAACGTGATGAGCAGCAACGACTTGCGACGCCAAAACTCCTGTAGTGACCCTTAACTGGCTGTAGAAATCGTTAACTCTGCGACGCGACAAGAATTGTTGCGTCACTCACGCGACCCGTCGTGTGAAGTAAGCAGTCAGGGGTCGCGGCTGGTCCCCGCATTCACCGCCGGGTAGACGGTCATCTACCCGGCGGCCCTTTTTGACTCTCATTCCTCATCCTGCATCCCTCAATCTCCAACGGGGACCGCCCATGTTACTACGACCACTTAGGAACGATGAC
This sequence is a window from Lacipirellula parvula. Protein-coding genes within it:
- a CDS encoding DUF1570 domain-containing protein — translated: MATISSTFRWPLAFGVLLATLVASSPLPSAQALERLTVALPDQPPKQLVGEAIVEARDGGMLLKTADGAIHRLPAATIRNRKTDSEKLVPLTREELTKQLLAELPPGFRIHDSKNYIVCYNTTRTYAEWTSSLLERLQKAFIAYWKKQKSPVETPEQPLVVLVFADQASYADYAKKDLGSSVSNIIGYYNLETNRIMMYDLTGMQAFRQNSGDRGSLHDISQLLSQPQAEPLVATIVHEATHQIAFNCGLQTRMVANPYWLTEGMATFFETPNLSSSRSWSGIGNVNYSRFDLFRDNYSAGKIVPLERMLSDDKLFTTPETAVDSYAQAWAWNYFLIQTRPKEYAGYLKMIAEKPLLLEDKKGQRVREFRQHFGDDLAELEDAFYRKMDRVK
- a CDS encoding tyrosine-type recombinase/integrase — protein: MASVFKRIGRNGKESEKWYYRFLDHFNGKPKWRTLKGTADYNATHKIAKQAETKAALKRGGVVSEDERQGDLPLKEFEADLRASGCVRSHADLTVNQIRTTFDACGIKSLRDLANAATRIKTYLANKQRDSRRKGKVKYKTAERLGPISARTRNAYITSIRQFVKYCKLPPLELAKDKQPVKIVQRRAATEAEFARILKSAKAGAFVEGLTGEQRYWLYRTAVNTGFRASELRSLTPAAFKLRDATPIIVVDGADTKNGAVANQPVHPEFAAELAEWLRCKADDEPVWGGEWNKHAAEMLRADLKAAKVTYRTDRGVLDFHAIRATFITGLARAKVHPKHAQILARHSDIKLTMQTYTLLELEEVAAVLPKAM
- a CDS encoding helix-turn-helix domain-containing protein produces the protein MTPVLISIKQVAELLSLSTRTVRRAWYSGELPPPIRIGRSVRWRLLDIENYQGNYDGERLQTNRT